From the genome of Biomphalaria glabrata chromosome 1, xgBioGlab47.1, whole genome shotgun sequence, one region includes:
- the LOC129926244 gene encoding mucin-1-like, with the protein MVTSFSSLEPYLDIVLDTATECVSLSRGSTEPVLLSRGSTEPVLLSRGSTEPVLLSRGSTEPVLLSRDSTEPVLLSRGSTEPVLLSRGSTEPVLLSRGSTEPVLSRGSTEPVLSRGTTEHVLLFRGSTEPVLLSRGSTEPVLLSRGSTEPVLLSRGSTELVLLSRGSTEPVLLSRGSTELVLLSRGSTEPVLLSRGSTEPVLSRGSTELVLLSRGSTEPVLSRGSTEPVLLSRGSTEPVLLSRGSTELVLLSRGSTEPVLSRGSTELVLLSRGSTEPVLLSRGSTEPVLSRGSTELVLLSRGSTEPVLSRGSTEPVLLFRGSTEPVLLSRGSTEPVLLSRGSTELVLLSRGSTEPVLLSRGSTELVLLSRGSTEPVLLSRGSTEPVLSRGSTELVLLSRGSTEPVLSRGSTEPVLLSRGSTEPVLLSRGSTEPVLSRGSTEPVLLSRGSTEPVLSRGSTEPVLSRGSTELVLCLSINDTHHHSRYGQARRSLSAVGDLSGQSVLMASSSRSVSNFRF; encoded by the exons ATGGTCACTTCCTTTTCATCCTTAGAACCTTACTTGGACATTGTGCTG gacACTGCTACTGAATGTGTCTCATTGTCTCGTGGCTCTACTGAACCTGTCTTGTTGTCTCGTGGCTCTACTGAACCTGTCTTGTTGTCTCGTGGCTCTACTGAACCTGTCTTGTTGTCTCGTGGCTCTACTGAACCTGTCTTGTTGTCTCGTGACTCTACTGAACCTGTCTTGTTGTCTCGTGGCTCTACTGAACCTGTCTTGTTGTCTCGTGGCTCTACTGAACCTGTCTTGTTGTCTCGTGGCTCTACTGAACCTGTCTTGTCTCGTGGCTCTACTGAACCTGTCTTGTCTCGTGGCACTACTGAACATGTCTTGTTGTTTCGTGGCTCTACTGAACCTGTCTTGTTGTCTCGTGGCTCTACTGAACCTGTCTTGTTGTCTCGTGGCTCTACTGAACCTGTCTTGTTGTCTCGTGGCTCTACTGAACTTGTCTTGTTGTCTCGTGGCTCTACTGAACCTGTCTTGTTGTCTCGTGGCTCTACTGAACTTGTCTTGTTGTCTCGTGGCTCTACTGAACCTGTCTTGTTGTCTCGTGGCTCTACTGAACCTGTCTTGTCTCGTGGCTCTACTGAACTTGTCTTGTTGTCTCGTGGCTCTACTGAACCTGTCTTGTCTCGTGGCTCTACTGAACCTGTCTTGTTGTCTCGTGGCTCTACTGAACCTGTCTTGTTGTCTCGTGGCTCTACTGAACTTGTCTTGTTGTCTCGTGGCTCTACTGAACCTGTCTTGTCTCGTGGCTCTACTGAACTTGTCTTGTTGTCTCGTGGCTCTACTGAACCTGTCTTGTTGTCTCGTGGCTCTACTGAACCTGTCTTGTCTCGTGGCTCTACTGAACTTGTCTTGTTGTCTCGTGGCTCTACTGAACCTGTCTTGTCTCGTGGCTCTACTGAACCTGTCTTGTTGTTTCGTGGCTCTACTGAACCTGTCTTGTTGTCTCGTGGCTCTACTGAACCTGTCTTGTTGTCTCGTGGCTCTACTGAACTTGTCTTGTTGTCTCGTGGCTCTACTGAACCTGTCTTGTTGTCTCGTGGCTCTACTGAACTTGTCTTGTTGTCTCGTGGCTCTACTGAACCTGTCTTGTTGTCTCGTGGCTCTACTGAACCTGTCTTGTCTCGTGGCTCTACTGAACTTGTCTTGTTGTCTCGTGGCTCTACTGAACCTGTCTTGTCTCGTGGCTCTACTGAACCTGTCTTGTTGTCTCGTGGCTCTACTGAACCTGTCTTGTTGTCTCGTGGCTCTACTGAACCTGTCTTGTCTCGTGGCTCTACTGAACCTGTCTTGTTGTCTCGTGGCTCTACTGAACCTGTCTTGTCTCGTGGCTCTACTGAACCTGTCTTGTCTCGTGGCTCTACTGAACTTGTCTTATG CTTATCAATTAATGATACTCATCACCACTCACGCTACGGACAAGCTCGTAGATCACTGTCGGCAGTTGGCGATCTCTCAGGTCAAAGTGTGCTGATGGCTTCATCTAGTCGTTCAGTATCGAACTTCCGTTTttga